A part of Anolis sagrei isolate rAnoSag1 chromosome 3, rAnoSag1.mat, whole genome shotgun sequence genomic DNA contains:
- the LOC132770277 gene encoding vitelline membrane outer layer protein 1-like — MDFSVNIVICLVFCCFWDTESRESNEVLSVINGGAEGIWGETQFCTSGHANGFAIKVQKPQGILKDDTSLNGIRLYCTSGETIESSVGSKGEWSKSKNCSKGYLDSFSLNVEEPQGVLDDTAANNIQFYCRNGEMFDLLKGESEEWGHYGPWSLSCKPGAICGIQTKVDPGKSRVFSDNTGLNDVKFYCCDLNDSNVS, encoded by the exons ATGGACTTCTCAGTGAACATTGTGATCTGCTTGGTCTTCTGCTGTTTCTGGGATACAGAAAGCCGGGAATCAAATGAAGTCCTATCAGTGATAAATGGAGGAGCGGAGGGCATTTGGGGGGAAACACAATTCTGTACTTCAGGACATGCCAATGGATTTGCAATTAAG gtACAGAAACCGCAAGGTATACTAAAGGATGATACATCTCTGAATGGCATCCGTCTTTACTGTACATCCGGAGAAACAATTGAGTCTTCAGTTGGATC GAAAGGCGAGTGGTCAAAGAGTAAAAATTGTTCCAAAGGCTACCTAGACTCCTTCTCTCTAAATGTGGAAGAACCACAGGGAGTGCTTGATGATACTGCAGCCAACAACATTCAGTTCTACTGTCGAAACGGGGAGATGTTCGACTTGCTGAAGGGCGAGTCAGAAGAGTGGGGTCATTATGGGCCCTGGAGCTTGTCTTGCAAACCTGGTGCAATTTGTGGGATCCAAACAAAAGTGGATCCTGGCAAAAGTAGAGTCTTTAGTGATAACACTGGACTTAATGATGTTAAGTTCTACTGCTGTGATTTAAATGATTCCAATGTGTCTTAG